A window from Kineococcus rhizosphaerae encodes these proteins:
- a CDS encoding WhiB family transcriptional regulator, producing MRVHWSVQSASRDAILRQVNVQRAASLLTRRVACEADPELFFDDAPTAQREAQRMCWDCPVRRSCLLVGLEAEANAQTSNGTYSNGTIGGVTAAVREPWVRARRARRTGRRAAVSAAGAAKAVPGALPTPSSRSTSETTSRTGTQHAGESAVSPTWTNQAPHMRRSA from the coding sequence ATGCGCGTGCACTGGTCGGTGCAGTCCGCCTCTCGAGACGCGATCCTGCGCCAAGTCAACGTCCAGCGAGCTGCCTCACTGCTGACCCGCCGCGTCGCGTGTGAGGCAGACCCGGAGCTGTTCTTCGACGACGCCCCGACAGCCCAGCGCGAGGCCCAGCGCATGTGCTGGGACTGTCCTGTACGACGCTCGTGCTTGCTGGTAGGGCTGGAGGCCGAGGCCAACGCTCAAACCAGCAACGGCACCTACAGCAACGGCACGATCGGTGGAGTCACCGCCGCGGTGCGCGAGCCTTGGGTCCGGGCACGACGAGCCCGCCGAACAGGACGAAGAGCCGCCGTCTCTGCAGCGGGCGCGGCGAAGGCAGTACCCGGGGCACTTCCCACACCGTCGTCGCGCTCGACGTCGGAGACGACATCGCGCACCGGGACGCAGCATGCCGGCGAGTCCGCCGTGAGCCCCACCTGGACGAACCAGGCGCCGCACATGCGTAGGTCGGCGTGA